The Terriglobia bacterium sequence CGCGTGTGCGGCGGCAATCAGCGCCTCCGCGGTCTCGAATTCTGCCATGAGTCCATACAGCGGATGTCTTTTCATACCTTGTCATCCCTCGACACGGGCTTGCGTTCCCCCCAGGGCGGCCGGTTTCTTTTCCGGCGGCACGAGTTGGCGAAGTTCAAAGATCGAAATCATCGGAAGATATCGGAGGAACAGGAACAGCAGGGTCAGGAACAGGCCGATTGAACCGACATACGTCGCGACATCCCACACCGTGCCGGAATAGCGATACCACATGGTCGGCATGTAATCCCGAGCCAGGCTGCCGACCACGATGACATAGCGCTCCAGCCACATCCCAATGTTGACCAGAATGGATATCACCCACAGTCCGCTGATACTGGAGCGCACCCGGTTGGACCACAGAAACTGCGGGACGACCATGTTGCAAAAAATCAGGGCCCAGTAAAATTTCATGTAGGGTCCGGTCATCCGGGACATGATCATGAACTTGTCGTACGGGCTTCCGCTGTAAAACGCCATGAACGTTTCCATCACATATCCGTAACCCACGATCAAACCGGTGGCCAGGAGGATCTTGGCCATGTTGTCGAGATGGCGCTGGGTAATGAAATCTTCAAGCCCATAAACTTTACGGACCGGAATGGAGATGGTCAGCACCATGGCAAATCCGGAATAGATCGCCCCCGCCACAAAATAGGGCGGAAAGATGGTGGAATGCCATCCCGGAACAATCCCCACCGCAAAGTCGAAACTCACCACGCTGTGCACCGACACGACCAGGGGGGTAGCCAGTCCCGCCAGCAGTAAATACGCCGTCTCATAACGCTTCCAGTGGGCTGCCGAACCCCGCCATCCCATGGCGAGAATCCCATAAATCTTCTGACCCACCCGCCGCTTCGACCGGTCGCGAATGGTGGCAAGATCGGGAATCAGTCCGACGTACCAGAACATCAGGGAAACCGTGGCATAGGTGGACACCGCAAAAACGTCCCAGACCAGCGGGCTGCGAAACTGCGGCCACACCTTCATGGTGTTGGGATAGGGGAACAGCCAGTAAAACATCCAGGGCCGGCCCAGATGGAGCAGCGGAAACATCCCCGCGCAGGACACTGCGAACAGGGTCATCGCCTCGGCAAAGCGATTGATCGAAGTCCGCCATTCCTGGTGCATCAGAAGCAGGATGGCGGAGATCAGGGTGCCGGCATGGGCGATTCCCACCCACCAGACAAAGTTGACAATCGCCCATCCCCAGCCGACCGGAATTTCGATCCCCCAAATTCCCACCCCCAGCAGGAACAATCGGCCGATGGCAAACATCAGCACCATCAGGAGAAAGAAGGCCACCGCAAAGCCGAAGATCCAGCTCCGCGGGGTCTTTTGGGTCAGCACAATGGAGCTGATCTTGTCGGTCACGGTAGCGTAGTTATAACCGGGACCGATCAGCGGCGCGGGTACGAGCTCGGGTGATCCCTTCAAGGGCTCTGTGGCCATCAGGTCAGCTTTCTTCCATCTCGGGGTTCGGATTTCTTATCTTCGCCAGATAGGTCGTCCTTGGATGCGTGGTCAACTCCGTCAACAAGCCGTAATTCAACGTTTGTGCCTTGAGGCGCGAGACGCGACTCGTCGGATCATTGATGTCGCCAAAGACGATGGCCTCGGTGGGACATGTCGCCTGGCAAGCGGTCACCACCTCCCCATCGCGGACCTTGCGGTTTTCTTTCTCGGCATCAATCTTGGCCGCATTAATCCGCTGGACGCAGTAGCTGCACTTCTCCATGACACCGCGGCTGCGCACCGTCACGTTGGGATTCCTTTGCAGCTTGAGGCTGGCTGTCTCCCAGTCACCAAACTGATAGAAATTAAACCGCCGCACTTTGTAGGGACAATTGTTGGAGCAATAGCGGGTCCCGACACACCGGTTGTAAATCATCTGGTTCAGACCTTCGGCGCTGTGGTTGGTGGCTCCGACCGGACACACCAATTCGCAGGGGGCATTTTCGCAGTGCATGCACATCACCGGCTCATGGTAGATCTCGGGATCGTCGGGGCCTCCATGGAAATAGTGATCGATCCGGATCCACTGCATCTCCCGGCTGCGGCGGACCTGGTCTTTCCCCACCACCGGGATATTGTTTTCGGCCTGGCAGGCCACGACGCAGGCATTGCACCCGATGCAGCTATTCAGATTAATGGCCATTCCCCAGGCATATCCGGTGTCTTTAATCTCGGGATACAGCGTCGAGTCGGGCGGCGGAGCGGGATCCATCTCTTGCGCGAAGTGGGGGTTCTTCCGGTACTCTTCCAGACTCGCGACGCGAACGAAATCTCTCCCTTCCATACTGTGATGAATGTTGGTCACCGCCAGGGCGGCTTGCTCTCCGGTCCTCTGGATTTCCACGCCGGATCCGATCCAGGGATGGACCGAGGTCCGGAGTGGGTAGGCGTTGAAGCCGGTCCCGGCGCCGATGCGGCCGGCGAGCGGACTGCCATACCCGAAATGCACCGTGAGGGATTCATCCGCATGGCCCGGCATGATCCACGCCGGGGCTTTCACCTCGCGCCCTTCGAAACGCAGGCTCACCACCTCTTCATTGTGGATCCCGAGGCGGTCCGCCGTGGCGGAACTGATCCACACCGCGTTGTCCCAGGTCAGCTTGCTCATCGGCTTGGGCAGCTCCTGTAACCAGCCGTTGTTCACAAATCGGCCATCCCAGATCGTGGGGTCGGGCCGAAAAACAATCTCCAGAGGACGGGGAGCCGCGGCTTGGGCCGCAGCCGCCGATGTGCTTTGCGATGGCTGAGAAGAGGGGGACGATGCAATTCCCTTCTTGACGCTCACCGATTTTGGATTCAGGGCGGTCCCATCGATGAAGCCGTTATAAAGCGCGACCTCCCAGAATTCTTTAAAGCTCTTTGAACTCAGACCCGCATTCTTCTGACCGTGATTCTTCCAATAGTCCTGCACAATCTCGTAGCCGGATCTTGTGGACCGGCCCTGCAGCGCGGCGAGCACCTCATAGGCCGACTTGCCCGCGTACAACGGAGCGATGAGCGGCTGGATGATGGAGGTCGTTCCGTCATAAGTGCGAACGTCACCCCATGCCTCCAGGTAATGTGTTTCGGGGATGTGCCAGTGGCACAGTTGTGAGGTTTGGTCTTCATAGAGCCCCAGATGGACTGCCAGTTTGACCCTTCCAAGGGCATCGCCAAAAGGCACATCCGCGGGAGCGTTGAACACCGGATCCCCTCCCAGGATGAAGAGGGCCTCCACCTGGCCGGACTTCATATCAGAGACCAGGGCCTCGAGGGATTGCCTCTGGTCGATGGAATTGGCTTCCACGGGATCCGTATACACCACGGTCTTTCCGACGTTGCCCAACGCCTCATTCATCGCATGGCAGAGGGCGTGAACGATTGGAGGCTGCGGCTCCCCCGCCAACACCACACATGAGCCGCGGTGGCGTTGAAGATCGCGGGCTGCGGTGCTGATCCATACGCCCTCGCCAACGCTCAAAGAACCCGGGCCTTCAAATCCGGTGGCGATCCCCAGGGATTTTGCCAGGAACCGGGCCAGTCCTACGATGTCGGTGGACCGCATGCGAAGGCGATGGTCCGCCATGGCGCCGGTCACGGAGGGGGCGTTCTCGACAACGTACAACCGGTTCATCCCGCTCGGCTCCGCCTCCATACGGCGGCGTCTGGTGAAGTCCCGAGCATAGCGGACGCAACCGGGGCCTGCGAAAAGAAAGTCGGACTCCAGAGAAAGAATGACATCGGCCTGGTCGAAGCGGTACACGGTTTCCACCATTTCACCGAAGGCCAACCGTGCCCCGGCCTTCAGGTTGTCGCGCCCGACGGGCTCGTATTGGTGCCATTGGGCGCGGGGAAACTCGGCCAGCAATTCCTGGAGCTGGGAGGCAAGCGTAGGTGAGGTCAACGTCTCGGTGAGGATGCGCAGCCCGGCGCCCTTGCTGATTTGCTGTTCGGCCCGGATCTCGTTCACAACGCCGACGAATTCGACCCAGGTGTTAATATTCCCGAGTCGGGACACCGTTTGCGACCGGTCCGGATCGTAGAGCGTCAGGATGGACGCCTGGGCAAACGCATCGGTCGCGCCCAGACTGGCGGGGTGCTGCGGATTCCCTTCGATTTTCGTGGGTCGCCCGAGGTGACTTTCGACCAACAAGCCCTTTCCGAATCCCCCGAACGGCATGGCCGTTGCAAAGAACAGGGGTTTGCCGGGCACGACCTCTTCCGGTTGACGGACATAGGGCAGGATCTTTTCCGTCGGCATGTGGGCGCAACCGGCCAGGCCCGCCAGCGCCAGCGAGGCCCCCATGAGTTTCAAAGCCTGACGACGGTCGAGGCCTTCCCCAAGCAAGCCGGATTGCCGTGGAAATTCATTGCGGAGAAACTCCAGAAATTCCTCGGTCCCGGCAAGCTCGTCCAGGCTTCGCCAGTACTCCCGGCCTCGTGTTTTCTCCAGACGCGCCCGAATGGAAGCCGGGTCAAGAGCCTGCCTGGAAATCCCCTTTTCGTTTATCGATGACATGTCGTGCAATCCGTCAGTTTTTGAATCTTGTATTCCTTCACCAGCTTCTCTCCCAACGCGAGTTGATCGCGGGGCGGCACATAATCCATCTTGAAGACATCCTCCCGGGGCCGGACATACCGCTCCACGTTGCGATGACAATCGAGGCACCATTGCATCTGCATCGGATTCTCTCGAGCGGTGAGCGGCATGCGGTCGACGCGTCCGTGACAGGTGGAACAGCCGATGCCTTTGTTGAGATGGATGCTGTGATTGAAGTAGGCGTAGCCGGGAAGCTGGTAAACCCGTGTCCATTCCAGCGAAGTGTTGTTGCGGTAACTTGCCCGCACGGGCTCGAGCATGGGGCTGTCAGACCAAATTTGGGAATGACAAGTCATACAGGTCTCAGTGGGAGGGATTCCTGCAAAAGAGGACTCCTCCACCGAGGTATGGCAAAAACGGCAATCCAGTCCCAGGCCGCTGACATGGTGTTTATGGCTGAAAGGGACGGGTTGCTGGCGGGCGACGTTGACTTCCGTAAAATAAGGAGAACTATAAATGATGTAGGCCGCCCAAACGAGGCCGGCAAGGATAAAAACGGCCCCGTAGATGGTGAGCCTCGACAGGATGTTCGTGCTGCGATGAAATATCTGCGCCATCGCCGGGATTCTACGGGTGTGGATGAAGACGTCTTCGCTGCCCGGCGGAACACCTGTCCGCGACCGGGACGCGCTCGGTCGGAAGACAGGACTCCGCTTCGGACATTGCGAGTTACTCGCCGGGCCTTACACCCCGCGAGAATTGACAAAACCTGCCTCTAAGCATTTTGGAACAGAAACGGAAGTATATTAATGTCCATGGGCGGAGTCAACTATTTTTAGCCATCATATCGTATTACGATATATAGGAAAGAATCCCGACAGCACGCGGCCTTTTGCGAGTCTTCCGACGGAGTCCCGGGCCGGAAGGAAGGGGTGCGCTCAATCTGGATCTGGAGGGGGGAGGTCAGCGGGGTGAGGAGGGGGCGGATTCGCCCTTTATTCAATTGGTTCCGGTCGAAAGATGCTCGTTCCCGCCAGGATCCCCCCGATGAATCCAAAGCCCAGGCTCCAGGATGGAGGCATCAGCGTGACGAAAATATTTTCGCGGGGAGCAGGGAGGGCGTCCAGGGTGAGAAAAGGAATGCCGTCGTGGAGCAGGGAAAGCAAGTAGGCCCACAAGGACCGCTTCTCTCCCCGGCGAAGAGGAATGAGCGCGACAAACACCTCGACAAACAACAAGCAGGTGATCGCCGGGGCCCCCTGCCCAAAGATAAGGGCCCACTCGAGTGCAGGCGTCCGGATAGGGGCAGGCGATGGCGATCGACGCGACGATGATCAGGGTTGCGCCGATCGCCGAAAGGACAGACCCCCAGCGAAGGGTTTCCTCGCCAACACCTATTCCGCTATGGCCCAACGGTTCACAAGCTGGAAGGAGTTACCAGGAACGGTGTCCGCCGCCGCCACCACCCCCACCATGTCTCCCGCCCCGACCGCCTCCACCGCCTCGGCCACCACCATATCCGCCTCCACCCCCGGGTCTTCCACCCCCGCCCGGGCGCCGCTCAAACGACGGACGCGGGCGGGCCTCATTCACGCTCAGTGCCCTGCCTTTCAGATCGGAGCCATTCAGAGCGGTGATTGCAGCCTGGGCCTCAGCCTGATTAGGCATTTCCACGAAACCAAATCCCCTCGGTTCGCCACTGAACTTGTCCCGGATGATGTTGACCGCCTCGATCTGTCCGAAGGACTGGAAAGCAGTCCGAATATCCTCCTCACTGGCGTCTCGAGATAAATTACCCACGTAAATGTTCACAATGATCTCCTTATTGGTTTGGGCCGTACTGCTTGAGTTAGGTTCAATTGTGGAACGCAACGCCACGGAATCCCTCATCATTCAGGCCCTTCCGCAACGGATCGCTATCTTCGAATGAGTGGATCGAAGCGCTTACGTGGGTTGTACTGGTGGCTTGGATAATAGTCGAACCCAGAAGGCACGCCGATACCAGGGAAAACGAAACTCAGGACATATTCAGATGTCTAAATCCTCGTGATTGATGGCTCCCGGCACAACGGAATTCCGTGTGTCGGAGACCAATTGTCATTCTCCGGCGATGCATGCCTGCGTTCGGTCAGCCCTCAGGCCACAGTATTATCCGATGAAGGTAGCGTCGCCCCCAGGGGGAGACGATCAAAACCAGTATACGCTACCTGGGGATTTCAAGCCAATGATTTTAGCTGTAGATGTGAGATTCAAACGAAGGAGAACTTGGGCGCTCGGGATGCGCGGGTGCCGCAGACAGGCGCTTTCTGCATGTCTGCCAACCCCAGCCAAACAGATTGATTCGACGGATCGTCAACCTCCTCACCCCAACAACCCCTCCTGACGCCTCCGTAAGCCTTGCCGGCGCATGCATGCAAAGAACGCATGCGTGCGGCACCCCAAGTCAATCTTTCCCATCGTGTCCGAGACCAAAGATGAGCTGGGTGCCACAGACATGCAGAGAGTGGGTGCATATCGCGGGGAGATTTCTATTAGGCCCGGGCCTCAGCGGTTCAAGCGACGGTGCGCCGGCGCCAAAGCAGAACACCCAGCGCAATCCACACCGCCAGCACCACGTACTCGTAACGGTGGAAGCTTCCGGGAATAGCGGGGAGCACCTTCATGAGAATCAGCATCGCGGCCACGACCATCCCCGCGTACCCAATCATTCGCCCACGATGGGACGACGCTCCGCCTGCCCCTTTGAGAAAGGCAAGGCAGGTCGCAAACCATCCTACCGCCGAAGTGAGCGACCCCACTTCGGAGATGGGAACCAGGACCGCTTGTCCAAGGAAGGAGGCGATCGCCGTCAGGCAGCCCACAAAGACGATGGAGACGGCAGGGGTGCGGAACCGCTCATGCACCCGGCTCAGTTGCTCGTCGAGCAGGGACCGGCGACCCATCGCGAAGAGCAGCCGTGTCGAGGTCAGAAAGTTTCCATTAAAGACCTTGAGCAGGGAGAGCAACACACCGAACATGATCAATTGCACCAGGAAGCGCGATCCGAAGGCTCGCTCAAAGGCCACAGCCGTCGCAAACCGCTCCTTCGTCAGGCTCATCCAGGGTTGGACCATGGACACGACCGCAATGACTCCAACATAAAAGACGATTCCTGCACCGAGGGCGAGAAAGATGACCCGCACAAAGTGCTTTGACTTGAAATCGACGGCCGCCTCCTCCGAGGCCTTGGGTGCGGATTCAAACCCGGTCATGAAGTACGGAACAATTTGAAGGACCATCAAAGTGGAAAGCAATCCGCCGGTAACCCCCCGGCTGTCGGCGAAGGGCGGCATGAAATTGTGGGTGCTCCCCCGAGACCAGCCCAGCACCGAAAAGATGACAAAAATCGCCAGCAGGCCGAAGGTGGTCACATTCTGAAACGCGGCGCTCACTTGAACTCCGCGGTAATTCACCAGGGTGATCATTGCAGTGAGAACCAAACCGGCGAGCAGATGGGGCAGGAAGACGGGATAGCCTCCCACGCGATAGAGCTCCATGGCATTCATCGAGGGGAAGACATAAGAGGCCACTCGCCCGACCGCGACCGCCTCGTACGGGCACACGATCAAGTAGGCCAGGGTCATCGCCCAGCCGGTGGAAAAGCTCACCCAACGGGGAAAAACGGCGCCCGTGTAAGCAATCTCGCTTCCCGCATCAGGCATCCGCTCCGTGAGTCGCCCGTACACATATCCGATCGGAACAAGCGCCAGGCCGCCGATCAGAAAGCCCAGCATCGCTCCCACCGCTCCCCCGCGCGCCAGCCAATCATCGATGACCACCATCCAGCCCACGCCGACCATCGATCCAAAGGCAAGGGTGAAGTATTCCTTGGCGTGCAGCGCGTGCCGGAGCGAGGGATTCCCTCTTTCGATTGAGTGGACGGTCATCCGATTCACAAACCTCACCGCTGAGGCGCCAAGGGCGCAAAGACCTCTTATGGTTTAAGCTTGCCCACCCTCAGCGTCCTTGGCGGCCCTCTTGCGTCTCAGCGTTAGGATTTAGGTTTTCACTCTTCTTCTGGATCTTTGAGCACCAAGGATTCCTCGAAATCCTCCACCGCGTATTTACTCCCTCTCCTCGAGACGCGGTGTCCTTCGATTCTCAATTTTGCAATCTGACCTTTTGCCCCTCCCGGATATTTCTCGTTGATCATGCCCCTCGACTTCAAAGTCCGCCAATAGGGAGTAATTCGCCTCTTTCCCTTGGTGGCCGACTCCTCCGCGGCATGAGCGGCAATCCAGGCAAAGATCCCCGTGGTGATCGGGCACCCAATCGTGGCACCGTGTTTGCGCGCCAGCACGACCCGAATTTCATTGATGGTGATCAGCTTCCCCCGGGGGACGTTCCTCATGATTTCATCGACCTCATGAGGTGCCGGAACCACAAGGGTGCCGGTTCCCCACTTTTCGCGCATCTTCTCCGGGATGGCGACCACCTTCGGCAGGTCCTTACTGTCGGCAAGTTTTTCCGCCCAAGTTTTCCTGGGTTTCATAACAATTCTCCTGGGTGAGTGATTCGAAAAGAATCCACGCAATCAAAGAGAAAGACAAGCCCGGCTCGCTCAAACACTAGAAAAATTTTGCCGGCGCAAAAGGGAAGGAAAAATTCCCCCAACGGAAGCTGGGGGATCCTTCCTTTCCAGCCTACAACAAGAGGCCCCTCCACCCCACGACCTCCGATTGCGCCCTATCTTCAGAACAGCAATCGGTAATTACACAGCCCAATTCACCAAATTATTTTACTCGGTCACATCTTAGACCAGGCTTTTCACTGTTTCGGCTTCCCTACAGATTGGGCAAGGATGATCCTCTGTTCCGGCCTCAGTTTCATGGCCTTCGCCAGCGCTGGACGATCGACCGAGCCCCGGACCACGGTCGCCAACCCTTCTGACGCACAGAACAGGTACACGTTCTGGCTGATGAATCCGGCGTCTGCGCCTGTATACAGATTTTGATCCTCTGAAGACGCCCGGCTCGTCCGTGCCAGATCCGAGACATAAATGAGATTCACCGGAGCTTCCTTAACAAACGGCTGGCTGCCGGTCAAAGCCCGGACGTCTTCCTTGAGGATCGGCTTCAACAGGTTGGCTTTGGCGTCATAGAGGAAGAGCCCATCCGCGGTGGCAACATAGAGATCGATTTCCTGCCAATTCATCGCTGAGGGTGCGGTCCGGCCCCCGGTCTTGGGTCGATTAATGCCGAAGGCTGCCCAGAGCAAGTTGGAAAGCACCTGCACCGGTAATTTCTCAGTGCTGAATGCCCTTGTGGTGTGCCGGTCTTTGAGAACTTGCATGAGCGGGCGCCCGTTGTCCATCTGGGGAGCCGGCAGTTCGATGGGCCTCAGCTCCTGGGCCAGGGGCAGGGAGGACGAAAGTGCCATTACAACCAGGGCCATCCCTGTCAAGATCGAAGATTTGATTTTCATGAGGGCCTCCTTTGGAAATTCATGAATGAACCTGATGAATTCTTCTCCACGATGAGTGATTCCGATTGGATTCAATCGGTCGAGGCAGCTGCAGTTTCAATATCCACAACAATCAACGTCAGGTCATCGTCCAACGTCTCGCCCGACCGTTTGCCCGACCATCGGAAGAGCTGTTCAAGTAAGGCATCTGCGAACCGTCCGGGCGAGCGGTGTTCCTGCGCTTTAAGGAACTGTTTCAGACGATCTTCTCCAAAAAATTCACCGGAGGGGTTTGTGGTCTCCGGGATTCCGTCGGTGTAGAGCACAATTCGATCGCCGGGTCCAAGGTCCAACTCGGCATTCACATAGTGCGCCTCCGGAAACTGTCCCATGATGAGACCGTTTTCCGAAAGCTCGTAGATCTTATTTTCCGACCTTTTCAATAACAAGGGGGAGGGGTGACCGGCGCCGGCATAAACGAGTTTTCGGTTTCCCATATCCAGGAGCAGGTAACCCGCCGTGATAAACTCACGCTCGAACTTCCCGCAGAAGACCTGGTTCATCCCCGCGAGCACGGCGGCCGGGTCTAAGGCCAGTGGGGCCTGTGAAGCAAACGATACCTTGACCATGGAGGCGATCAATGCTGCAGGCACCCCGTGTCCCGACACGTCAGCCACCAGGATCCCGATTCCCTTCCCGTCCAGAACCAGAAAATCGTAGAAATCACCGGCCACGGCTGCCATGGGAAGATAGCGGGCGGCCAGGTTGAGGCCCAACACCTCAGGCATTTGTTGGGGCAGGATGGACGCCTGAATGCGCCGGGCGGTAATCATCTCCTGCTCAATGGCGAGGAGTTGTCTTTCGTTCATGAAGAAGCGACGGGCAACCGCATAGCCGAGAAAGCCGATGAAGATGAGGAGGCCGATCGGCTCTGCGGTCCAGCGCCACGGCAGAAGGCCCCTCTGGACAAGGTTTGCGTTTAAAATGAAAATCATGAAAATCGTCACACCGGCCCAAAACACCTTCAACTCTCCGGCCAGGCGGGGGACCATGCGGAAAAGGTTTCCGAAGATCACGACCATGATCAGGATGACGAGGGCGTTGTTCCAACCGCCGGCCTCCCAGGGATTGTGTCGAAAGGCGCTGAGCGGAATAGCCACGGCCGCATAAAGGCCCTGCAGCTGCCACAGTCGACGAATGGAAGACTTCCAGCCCCGCCCCATGAACTGCTCCAGGTAAACCACAAACGGGACCGGGATGAAATAAGTAATGAACGCGGTTATATAAACCCACAAGATGGGCGGGACGTCAAAAAGTAGCGGTGTTGTCCCGGCACTTGAAAACAAGCGCACCCCATAAAGCACACCGCACACGCCAAACGAGACGAGCGAAAGATCCTTGAATCTCCGCCGCAACCCGGCCAGGATTAACACGGCGACGCCCACCGATACGAACAGCACGGCAAGCAGGATCTGGCCCAGATCCGCGCGCAACTGGGCCCTCAGTTGAATCGGGGACGGGCCCTGCAAGAGGAAACTAGATAGAAGGATAGAAAAGTTTGCCATCATTGCAGAAAGGTGGTCAAGGAACAGGCTGATTGGAGGTCACTTCATAAACGTTGATTAGCCGGACACCGGGCTTCACGATCCGAGTGTTCGACAGGCGCTGCCGGCAGTTTGTCCCCGGGGCTTCAGGGTCAACGATGCCTCTTGAAAAAATCAGCTACTCCGACGGTCAATCCGGCGAGCGCCCCCACCCGTGGAGAGCCGCGCGTGAAGCCTGTCCGAATGCCCGCATCGAAAACAAGGCGTCGGTTCACCTGGTAAGCAATCACGCCGAGTCCGAAGATTGCACCCGACTGAATGTCATTCCGACTGAAGCCACTGAATTCGGCTTCCAGGACGAATTTCCGGGTCACATTGTAGGACGCGGCCAGGGCCGCCTGTCCGCTGGAGGCTAGGCCCGCTCTCCCCTGCCGACCGGCCAGCAGGTAGACTGCATTGAAGTCCAGGGTGGTATTGCCAATTTTCTTGCTGACAAATCCGATGAAATTGTGGTCAACCCGTCCCGTTCCCAGTCCCTTGGCACTGCTGGCTGTCGGCAATTTGAGGTAGTAGGCGAATGCAATGCCGGGTCGCGAATGAGATTCATGGCCGGCAACGCCCTGGATGCCGATCTGGGTGTCGCCCACACTGGTCATCCTGAACCCGTCCGAGTTAACCTGAGAAATCACATTGTCACTGTCGAACTCCAGCAGGATTCTCCGGCTGGCCGCGAACCGTATCGCCATCGGCGTATCCAGCTCACTCCGTACCCCGCGCGCATGGAAGTTTGAGTTATATCCCATTTCCAATTGCAGGACGCCGGGTCGCTGGAACTCGGCCGGATTCGAAACGGTCGGGCGCGCGGGCACGATGAAGTCCGGTTCTTCCCCTGTGTCGTCCTTGGTTTCGCTCTTGTCCCTGGATGCTTGGTCAGGTTTGCTTGGGGGCGGAGGATTAGGGTCCTGACTGCACATCCGACCAGGCGCCAGCGACACCCAAATCAAAACCGCTATGCAAAGAACATGTCGGGAAATGAGAAAAGCGCAGAATTCATAAATAAGGTCATAAGGGATCACGCCGGATTCTTCGCGGTAGGGGCGCATCGCCATTCGCCCCAACCTATGTATGTGCATATACTCCAGGGGCCGCATGGCTATGCGCTCCTACGGAAAATCATGCAAGCTTCGGTCATAAGTTCGATGCCGCTGGTACGAACCATCCATCGCCTATGCAAGAACATTAAGGATGAAGGACGACCAATTACAGACGGTGTCTGTGTGGTGATTCTGCGCCCATTTACCTGACCGATTCACCGCTCAACGCCTTCTTCGTGGCCGCCAGGAGCGCTTCGGGACCCACGGGGG is a genomic window containing:
- a CDS encoding transporter; translation: MHIHRLGRMAMRPYREESGVIPYDLIYEFCAFLISRHVLCIAVLIWVSLAPGRMCSQDPNPPPPSKPDQASRDKSETKDDTGEEPDFIVPARPTVSNPAEFQRPGVLQLEMGYNSNFHARGVRSELDTPMAIRFAASRRILLEFDSDNVISQVNSDGFRMTSVGDTQIGIQGVAGHESHSRPGIAFAYYLKLPTASSAKGLGTGRVDHNFIGFVSKKIGNTTLDFNAVYLLAGRQGRAGLASSGQAALAASYNVTRKFVLEAEFSGFSRNDIQSGAIFGLGVIAYQVNRRLVFDAGIRTGFTRGSPRVGALAGLTVGVADFFKRHR
- a CDS encoding serine/threonine-protein phosphatase, encoding MANFSILLSSFLLQGPSPIQLRAQLRADLGQILLAVLFVSVGVAVLILAGLRRRFKDLSLVSFGVCGVLYGVRLFSSAGTTPLLFDVPPILWVYITAFITYFIPVPFVVYLEQFMGRGWKSSIRRLWQLQGLYAAVAIPLSAFRHNPWEAGGWNNALVILIMVVIFGNLFRMVPRLAGELKVFWAGVTIFMIFILNANLVQRGLLPWRWTAEPIGLLIFIGFLGYAVARRFFMNERQLLAIEQEMITARRIQASILPQQMPEVLGLNLAARYLPMAAVAGDFYDFLVLDGKGIGILVADVSGHGVPAALIASMVKVSFASQAPLALDPAAVLAGMNQVFCGKFEREFITAGYLLLDMGNRKLVYAGAGHPSPLLLKRSENKIYELSENGLIMGQFPEAHYVNAELDLGPGDRIVLYTDGIPETTNPSGEFFGEDRLKQFLKAQEHRSPGRFADALLEQLFRWSGKRSGETLDDDLTLIVVDIETAAASTD